From the Mahella australiensis 50-1 BON genome, the window CCTTGGCCAATGTGCTGCGCCCAGAACCTAAAAAGCCTGCTATACCCAATATCTCGCCTTCATGGAGAACAAAAGATATATCGCTTAATTGATCTTTAACGCTTAGGTCTTTTACGCGAAAAACCTCCGCGCCTTTTTTTATGGGAAGTTTCGGATATTTATCCTTTACGTCTTTTCCTATCATTTGAAATATGAGCGAATCTGGATCGGCGACATCTACCGCTTCTGTGCTTATAAGCGTGCCGTCGCGCATTACGCTTACGCTATCGGCTATCATCCATATTTCTTCTAAACGGTGAGTTACGTATATAATAGATGCACCGCGCTGAGAAACTATGTTTTTCAGCACAGAGAATAATTGCATGATTTCCTGCTCGGCTAGAGCTGATGTAGGTTCGTCCATTATCAATATGCGGGGTTGTTGTGCTAAAGCCCTGGCTATTTCCACCATTTGGCGCTTTGGCATACTTAGATCCTCTACTATAGCGCGTGGATCTATGGGGAAACCTAATTGTTCTAATAAAGCCTTGGCTTTGCAAAATAAGGCACGCCAGTTTATCAAATCAACAGAGCCTTTTATCATAGGCTTATTGCCTATAAATATATTTTCGGCTACGGTAAGATGAGGAAATAGCGCAAAATCTTGATATACCATGCTTATGCCGAGTTTTTGGGCATCAGCGGGGGAGGAAATGGTAACTCTTTTTCCATCAATGTATATTTCGCCGCTGTCCATGGGCACAGCCCCGGTTAAGACCTTCATAAGCGTGGTTTTTCCGGCGCCGTTTTCTCCAAGGAGGGCATGTATCTCGCCCCTTTTTAATACAAGAGATACGTTACTTAATGCTGCGGCATTTGCAAATTGCTTGCACACATTTTTGAGCTCCAATATTATTTGATCCATAGCTAGCACCTCCGGCCTCTCATAATTGATAGGTAGTGAAGATGGGTATTTCTTCATCAAAAAAGTATTTTTTAAATTCAATGGGTACTTTATCATTGGTTATGATTTTACCGGCATTATGTATCAGTCCTATTTGATTGAAGGCTATTTTGCCGAATTTGGTATAATCTGCTACTATGATGACCTCTTTTGTTATTCTCATCATAGCCTTTGTGACGGAGGCCTGCTGCGCATTGTTAATGGTATAACCCCTATCTTCGGATATACCATCCACTTCGATAAACGCCTTATTTACAAACATATCGCTTAAGAATTTCTCAGTCAGATCGCCATATAAGGATAGATTGGATCCAATCAAATACCCCCCGGGTATTATTACATTTATATTGGTACAATCGGCCAATTCTATAGCGATATTAAGATCTATGGTTACTATTGTGAGGTTATTTTTATCTTTTAAATTCCTGGCTATTTCCAGGCACAATGAACCGGGACCCAACAGTATGGCTTCATTGTCGTCTACCATATGAGAGGCTATTATACCTATCTGCTCGCGCTCCTCTTTTAATGGATCTTCTTCTTGCTGAGGAGGATTGGCGTCTGGTTCCTTCAATATGGCCCCACCGTGGGTTTTGGTTAGAAAGCCTTGCCCTTCGAGTTTTTCCAGGTCGCGCCGTACTGTTACCTCGGATACATCCAATATGGAACTCAAGGTTACTACATCTATTTGTTTTTTCTCCAGGAGAATCTCTTTAATTTTTTCCAATCTTTGTGCTGCAAACATATATTATCCTCACCCATCTCATTTTATGATAATTTTGTTGTATTATCAATAGATTTTATTATTCTTTAGATGACTTACAATAGAGAAACATATTAATAAAAATTGATAAAAAATAATAAAAAAAAATAACTCAGAAAAGAAGGAATTTTAATTTTTATGTCGAATATATAAATATGATAATAAAAAGGAAGGAGGAAGAAAATTGCCTGTCAATGAAGTCCTATTGGATGTAAGGGATATAGTAAAGAGATTTCCCGGTACAGTGGCATTATCCGGTGTATCGCTGGAAATATTTAAAGGTGAAATACATGCGCTGGTGGGTGAAAATGGTGCCGGTAAATCAACGCTTATGAATATTATAGGTGGTGTATTGCAGCCCGATGAAGGCGAGATCTTCTGGAACGGACAGAAAGTGCACTTTGCTGACACTCGTCATGCCCAGGAAGCCGGTATAGGTTTTGTGCATCAGGAACTAAGCTTGTGCCCCGATGTCAGCGTGGCCGAGAATATATTCATGGGCAGGATGCCTGTTAAAGCTGGCGGAATGATAGACTATGATGAGCTTTATAAGAGATCATCGGAGATACTCAAGATGCTCAACAGCAATATTTCACCCAAAAAGCAACTTAGGAAATTAAATGTCGGCGAGCAGCAAATAGTGGAAATAGCCAAGGCATTATCGCTTAACTGCAAGCTGCTCATATTGGATGAGCCCACGTCATCGCTTACCGAAAATGAGGTTGAAATTCTTTTCCGATTACTGCGTTCTCTAAAAAGTCAGGATATAAGCGTGTTGTATATAAGCCATAGATTGCAGGAAATATTCGATTTGTGCGATAGGGTGACAGTACTACGGGACGGGCATTATATAATGACGCGTCTGGTGAGCGAAGTTACCGAAAATGACCTTATAGTATCTATGGTAGGCAGGAATATAGATGCTATGTATCCTGATAAATCTGAAGAGAGAGGACAGCTTATACTTAAAATAAGCGATCTATCTCATGCCGACGATTTTAAAAACGTAGAGTTTGAGTTATATAAAGGTGAAATATTAGGTTTTGCTGGCCTTATAGGTGCAGGCAGGAGTGAGATGGCGCGCGCTATATGCGGCATAGACCCAAAAGACAGCGGTGAAGTATATGTTTACGATCAAAAGCTGAACATATCCGAATATGGCGACGCCATCCGGAATGGCATAGGATATATGACTGAAGACCGTAAAGAACAGGGCCTTTTTCTTAATCTGGAGGTGAAAAAGAACATATCGGCTGCCAAGCTGTCCAATATCGCAAACGGCATCTTCATAGACAATGACCGAGAAAAACGTCTGGCCGAGCGATTTGTAACCTCGTTGAATATAAAAGTGTCATCCATAGAGCAACCGGTAGAAAGCTTAAGCGGTGGCAATCAGCAAAAGGTTATGCTGGGTAAATGGCTGGCTATAGAGCCGAGGATACTTATTATGGATGAGCCTACAAGAGGCATAGATGTTGGGGCAAAGGCAGAGATACACGCTTTGATGCGGCAACTCGCTGAGCAGGGTGTGGGTATAATACTCATATCGTCTGATATGCCGGAGATAATCGGTATGAGCGATAGGGTCATAGTTATGCATGAAGGGTGTATATCGGGAGAATTGAGCGGTTCGAATATAACTGAAGAAAACATAATGACATTGGCGTCAGGCGTCTGTCAGACAAAGTAAATTATAGATTGGAGGAAGAATATGGCACAAATAAATAGTCAAACGAGCCTAACAAGTACCGCTAAGTCATCATTTTGGCAGCGTATGATGGCTATACGCGAAATGGGCCTGCTGCTCATAATAATATTGCTGATGATCGTACTTTCACTGGCTAGTCCGCACTTTTTAACGGCCAGCAATATAACTACTACCCTCATAGGTCTGGCTACAGATGGTATTATAGCCGTCGGAATGACTATAGCACTGGTATCGGGAGGCTTTGATCTATCGGTAGGGTCGGTCCTGGCTTTAAGCGGCGTGGCTACAGGAGCACTTTATATAGGCGGTATGAACATATGGCTTGCTACTATATTGGGTCTTGTGATTTCTGTGGGTTGCGGCATGGTAAACGGCTATTTTATAGGCAAGATAGGCATAAATCCTATGATAACGACATTGAGCATGATGAATATAGCTCGAGGTGCAGCCTATGTTTTGACAGAGGGATCGCCCTTATCCCTGGCCCAAACGCCGAAAGCTTTTACAAATTTAGGTGGAGGTACAGCGCTGGGTATACCAGTCATAGTATTGATATTTATAGTAATAGCGGTCATAGGCGATTATATGATGAGGCACTCAGCATTTATACGGCAGGTATTTTATGTGGGCAGCAATTCCAAAGCCGCTTCTCTGTCAGGCATAAATGTGAGTAAAGTTAAATTCCTGGTATTTATAATTGTAGCTGTACTCTCGGGTATAGCCGGTATATTGACGTTGTCGCGCTTTAACGTAGCTACTCCGTCGGCAGGGCTCGGCACTGAAATGAGGGTTATGTCGGCGGCCATAATAGGTGGTGCCAGCTTGAGTGGCGGCGAGGGTACGGTCTTTGGCGCCGTATTGGGCGTTATACTTCTGGCACTGGTCAATGACGGTCTTGTGCTGCTGGCTGTATCGGTATATTGGCAAGATTTGATAAGCGGCATAATATTACTTGCGGCAGTTACTCTCGATTATATAAATCATACCAGACGTAGGACTGCATAAAAATAAGAATGGAGGTTGTTTAACATGTTTAGAAACAAAGGCAAAAGGATATTGGCATTGGTCATGGCGGTAGCGCTTATGACGGGATTGATGCTGACAGGGTGCAGCAATGCAGATAATGCTTCGCCAACGAATTCGTCAAATAGCAGCGGTACAGCATCATCTTCTTCAGATTCGTCGTCTCAGTCACCGTTTGTAGGGAGCAAAGACGAGGAATACTATATGGTCACATTTTCCTCAGGTATAGAATATTGGAAAGGCTGCTTCAAGGGATTTGAGGATGCCGGCAAACAGCTGGGAGTAAAGACTACATATACCGGTGCAAATCAATACGATGTGAACCAGGAAGTGACGGTATTAGAACAGGTCATAGCTAAAAATCCGGCCGGTATAGCGGTTACATGTATAAACCCGGATGCTCTGGCGGCACCTATAAAAAAGGCGAAGGATGCAGGCATACCCATCGTTACATTCGATGCCGACTCCCCGTCGTCAGGGAGGTATTCATTCCTGGCTACAGGTAACAAAGCAGCCGGTGCTATGGCGGCCGACTATCTTGGCAAAGAGCTGAATGGTAAAGGTAAAGTAGCTATATGCACGCTTCCAGGCCAATTGAACCATGAAGAACGTGTCGCAGGCTTTAAAGAAACTATGGCCAGCAAATATCCGGATATAGAGATAGTATCCACGGTGAACGGCAAAGCCGATCAAACCATAGCGGCTACTATGATGTCTGGTGTGTTGCAGGCAAACCCCGATGTAAACGGCATATTTGCGTCAGACGCCACCAGCGGCGTGGGTGTTGCTACAGCGGTAAAAGAGGCCGGCAAAGTAGGACAAGTAAAAATAGTAAGCTTTGATACCGATAAAGGCACGTTGGATCTTATAAAAGATGGCACTATAACGGCTTCGGTGGCACAGGGTACATGGAATATGGGTTATTGGTCCATGATGTTCCTCTATACCTTGCATCATGACCTGGTCAATCCTGTAGACGGTTGGAAAAATAAGAATATAAATCCTCTGCCGCCATCGGTGGACACCGGTACCAATATGGTTACCAAGGATAATGTTGATGCTTTCTATACAAAATAGAGGTCTATTTATAGAGCATTAAGAAACCTCCTTGATTTTGCGCAGTGGGGCTACAAGTCCTCATTGCGCAAAATTATTTATATTTCTCATCCAATATTTTCTCTTAAAGGAATTTCTATACTATAAGGCGAATATCATATAACTTCGATTCGTAATATATAACTGAAACGGGTGATACAAAGCGATGCAAATGATATAAAGCCGGAGAACGCCTTGAAATATTGCGTAGGCGTACTCAATGAGTGCAGCGCAGAGCAAGCGTAGGTCGGGCATGGACGCCCGACCAGCCGGCATTGAGCATGGACGCGAATTGCCGGCGTTAGCTTGCTCAAGCGAAACGAATTGTAAGTACGCCAGCAATATTTCATGAGCGGGCGTAGGATTTATATCCTTGCATCGCTGAATTTGTTATATTACGAATCGCAGATCATATAATAATCCTTTCTCATTTTTAAATAAAATGGTGTATAATATTATTGTATTATACACAAAACGCTTGGTGGGAGAGAATATTGAAGATAAAGAATAAACTTCTCATATCCTATATGCTGGTAGTACTTCTACCGGTGTTGCTGGTAGGCATAATATTGACTAACGCTATTAAAGAAATGGCTCTGGATGCGGCTGTCAAAGAAGCTTCAGATAATGTTAACAGAATATACAATAAGTTAAATGAGACATTTAATACAACTATAGATATATCTCTGCAGGTGCAAGGGGATGATAACCTAGAAGCCCTTTTGAGCGCAAGCTATACATCGGTGTCAGATATATTGGATGCCTATAACCACTATAAGACATTTGACAGCTATTTGCTTTTATACAGCCAGTTGCAGGATATCAAACTGTACGTTTACAACCTATCTATACTAAATAGCGGCTATTTTATAAGAATAACGGACGATGTATACGAAACCTCATGGTATAAAAATATTTATCAGAAAAAAGGCCAAATATCATGGCAGTATGTATATGACGAGCAAAAGGATGAATATTCCCTATGTGTGACAGGCCTTTTAAAAAACCGGTATGCCAGTAGTCCTTTAGGAGTGATGCTCATAAGCCTGAAAAACGATTACTTGAATTCTATTTTTGAGAATGAACCTTTCGATGTTATGCTTATAGATGATACAGGCCATGTAGTTGCCGCGAAGGATAGGGATTTGACAGGAAAAACTGTAAAAGAGACTGGTCTTTATGATATTGCCGCTGCATCGGACGGCATATACAAGATGATGTATGGCAATGACCTTTTTCAGGTTATAGTGAGGGATATAATGCCCAGCGTTAACAACGAAAATTTCAAAATTGTATCTTTATTTCCTATTAAGGAAATAGAGGCTAAAACTGCGCCGGCAAGCCGCCTGGGCTTTTCCATAATAGGCTTGAGCCTGGCTGTGGCTCTTGCACTCATATTTATTTTCTCCAACACCATGAGTGCAAGGATCATGGCAATAAGCAAAGATATGCATAGGATTGCGGGAGGCGATTTTGATTTTTCTCCTACGTTAAAAGGAAAAGACGAAATCGGACAACTTTCACGGGATCTGGGTGTGTTGACTAAGAGCATAAAAACACTTATACATGAAGTATATGAATCAAATATGCAGAAGAGCCAGCTTATGGCAAAACAAAAAGAAATAAAACTTCAAATGCTGGCCAGTCAGATAAATCCTCATTTTCTATTCAATACGCTTGAAACTATACGCATGCAGGCCCATTGCTCAGGAGAAAAGGAGATAGCTCGGGTAGTGAAGTTGCTCGGGAAAATAATAAGGAGAAATCTTGAGGTAGGAAATGAACTAGTAAAACTTAGTTCCGAGATAGAGGTAGTCAACGATTATCTTGACATAGAAAGATTCAGATATGGCGATAAAATTGACTATAATATAAGCTGCCAGGAAGGTATTGCAGATTATATGATATTGCCGTTGCTGATACAACCAGTAGTGGAAAATGCTATAGTACATGGCCTTGAACGAAAGCAGGGCAAGGGCAATATAGATGTTGATATTTTAAAAGAAGGCGGTTTATTGAAGATAATAATCCAAGACGATGGAATGGGCATGGACGATGAGGAGTTGAATAAGGTAATAACTGCACTTGATAAAATAGATGATATGCCAGGATACAGGATAGGCTTGAGAAATGTGCATCAACGTATAAGGTTGTTTTACGGT encodes:
- a CDS encoding sugar ABC transporter ATP-binding protein; the encoded protein is MDQIILELKNVCKQFANAAALSNVSLVLKRGEIHALLGENGAGKTTLMKVLTGAVPMDSGEIYIDGKRVTISSPADAQKLGISMVYQDFALFPHLTVAENIFIGNKPMIKGSVDLINWRALFCKAKALLEQLGFPIDPRAIVEDLSMPKRQMVEIARALAQQPRILIMDEPTSALAEQEIMQLFSVLKNIVSQRGASIIYVTHRLEEIWMIADSVSVMRDGTLISTEAVDVADPDSLIFQMIGKDVKDKYPKLPIKKGAEVFRVKDLSVKDQLSDISFVLHEGEILGIAGFLGSGRSTLAKALFGAESISTGEIFIDQQKVRISSPKEAIENGIALLSEDRLEQGLFPYMSISANMVAANLHQFTKDLMINKHKEDKLANMYIKKLGIKTPKSREAVSKLSSGNQQKVLIAKWMLAKARVFILDEPTRGLDIGSKVEVYNLMNELARNGSGIIMISPELPELLGMCDRLLVLHKGRIAKELLRHEASQELVFRYASGK
- a CDS encoding DeoR/GlpR family DNA-binding transcription regulator; this translates as MFAAQRLEKIKEILLEKKQIDVVTLSSILDVSEVTVRRDLEKLEGQGFLTKTHGGAILKEPDANPPQQEEDPLKEEREQIGIIASHMVDDNEAILLGPGSLCLEIARNLKDKNNLTIVTIDLNIAIELADCTNINVIIPGGYLIGSNLSLYGDLTEKFLSDMFVNKAFIEVDGISEDRGYTINNAQQASVTKAMMRITKEVIIVADYTKFGKIAFNQIGLIHNAGKIITNDKVPIEFKKYFFDEEIPIFTTYQL
- a CDS encoding sugar ABC transporter ATP-binding protein; its protein translation is MPVNEVLLDVRDIVKRFPGTVALSGVSLEIFKGEIHALVGENGAGKSTLMNIIGGVLQPDEGEIFWNGQKVHFADTRHAQEAGIGFVHQELSLCPDVSVAENIFMGRMPVKAGGMIDYDELYKRSSEILKMLNSNISPKKQLRKLNVGEQQIVEIAKALSLNCKLLILDEPTSSLTENEVEILFRLLRSLKSQDISVLYISHRLQEIFDLCDRVTVLRDGHYIMTRLVSEVTENDLIVSMVGRNIDAMYPDKSEERGQLILKISDLSHADDFKNVEFELYKGEILGFAGLIGAGRSEMARAICGIDPKDSGEVYVYDQKLNISEYGDAIRNGIGYMTEDRKEQGLFLNLEVKKNISAAKLSNIANGIFIDNDREKRLAERFVTSLNIKVSSIEQPVESLSGGNQQKVMLGKWLAIEPRILIMDEPTRGIDVGAKAEIHALMRQLAEQGVGIILISSDMPEIIGMSDRVIVMHEGCISGELSGSNITEENIMTLASGVCQTK
- a CDS encoding ABC transporter permease; protein product: MAQINSQTSLTSTAKSSFWQRMMAIREMGLLLIIILLMIVLSLASPHFLTASNITTTLIGLATDGIIAVGMTIALVSGGFDLSVGSVLALSGVATGALYIGGMNIWLATILGLVISVGCGMVNGYFIGKIGINPMITTLSMMNIARGAAYVLTEGSPLSLAQTPKAFTNLGGGTALGIPVIVLIFIVIAVIGDYMMRHSAFIRQVFYVGSNSKAASLSGINVSKVKFLVFIIVAVLSGIAGILTLSRFNVATPSAGLGTEMRVMSAAIIGGASLSGGEGTVFGAVLGVILLALVNDGLVLLAVSVYWQDLISGIILLAAVTLDYINHTRRRTA
- a CDS encoding substrate-binding domain-containing protein, whose amino-acid sequence is MFRNKGKRILALVMAVALMTGLMLTGCSNADNASPTNSSNSSGTASSSSDSSSQSPFVGSKDEEYYMVTFSSGIEYWKGCFKGFEDAGKQLGVKTTYTGANQYDVNQEVTVLEQVIAKNPAGIAVTCINPDALAAPIKKAKDAGIPIVTFDADSPSSGRYSFLATGNKAAGAMAADYLGKELNGKGKVAICTLPGQLNHEERVAGFKETMASKYPDIEIVSTVNGKADQTIAATMMSGVLQANPDVNGIFASDATSGVGVATAVKEAGKVGQVKIVSFDTDKGTLDLIKDGTITASVAQGTWNMGYWSMMFLYTLHHDLVNPVDGWKNKNINPLPPSVDTGTNMVTKDNVDAFYTK
- a CDS encoding sensor histidine kinase codes for the protein MKIKNKLLISYMLVVLLPVLLVGIILTNAIKEMALDAAVKEASDNVNRIYNKLNETFNTTIDISLQVQGDDNLEALLSASYTSVSDILDAYNHYKTFDSYLLLYSQLQDIKLYVYNLSILNSGYFIRITDDVYETSWYKNIYQKKGQISWQYVYDEQKDEYSLCVTGLLKNRYASSPLGVMLISLKNDYLNSIFENEPFDVMLIDDTGHVVAAKDRDLTGKTVKETGLYDIAAASDGIYKMMYGNDLFQVIVRDIMPSVNNENFKIVSLFPIKEIEAKTAPASRLGFSIIGLSLAVALALIFIFSNTMSARIMAISKDMHRIAGGDFDFSPTLKGKDEIGQLSRDLGVLTKSIKTLIHEVYESNMQKSQLMAKQKEIKLQMLASQINPHFLFNTLETIRMQAHCSGEKEIARVVKLLGKIIRRNLEVGNELVKLSSEIEVVNDYLDIERFRYGDKIDYNISCQEGIADYMILPLLIQPVVENAIVHGLERKQGKGNIDVDILKEGGLLKIIIQDDGMGMDDEELNKVITALDKIDDMPGYRIGLRNVHQRIRLFYGDGYGIKIYSKSGNGTRVEIILPGNEVIPC